The sequence below is a genomic window from Colletotrichum destructivum chromosome 4, complete sequence.
AGAGAGTCATCTACACGAGTCCTATCAAGGCACTTTCCAACCAAAAATACCGAGACTTCGAGGCCCTTttcggcgacgtcggcctcaTGACGGGTGATGTCACCATCAACCCTACCGCTAGTTGCTTGGTCATGACCACCGAGATTCTCCGCTCCATGTTGTACCGCGGTTCCGAGATCATGCGCGAGGTTGCCTGGGTCGTCTTTGACGAGATTCACTACATGCGCGACAAGACCAGAGGCGTGGTGTGGGAGGAGACCATCATCCTGCTTCCCGATAAGGTTCGCTACGTGTTCCTGTCTGCCACCATTCCGAACGCCTTTCAGTTCGCCGAATGGATTGCCAAGATTCATCACCAGGCCTGTCATGTTGTCTATACCGACTTCCGACCCACCCCTCTCCAGAACTACTTCTTCCCTGCCGGCGGCAGTGGTATCTTTCTGGTGGTGGACGAGAAGGGCGTGTTCCGAGAAGGCAACTTTCAGAAGACCATGGCTCTGATCGAGGCGGGCAAGGGACAAGACCCCAGcaacgccagcgccagctggAAGGGCAAGGGGGCCAAGAAGCAGACCCAAAAGGGCGGAGCGGCGGCCGACATGAAGGCCGACATCTCCAAGATTGTCCGCATGATCATGCAGAAGAGCTTTCAccccaccatcatcttcaacttCAGCAAAAAGGAGGTTGAGAACCTGGCTCTGCAGATCTCCCACTTCCAGTTCAACAACGACTCGGAGCAGGCCATGGTTAAGACTGTCTTCAACAACGCCATCCAGAGCTTGTCCGAAGCCGACCGCGAGCTGCCCCAGATCCAGAACCTGCTTCCTCTCTTGCAGAAGGGAATCGGTGTGCATCACTCTGGTCTTCTTCCTATTCTGAAAGAGACCATCGAGATCCTCTTCCAGGAGTCTCTCATCAAGGTTCTCGTTGCGACGGAAACTTTCTCCATCGGTCTCAACATGCCTGCCAAGACCGTCGTCTTCACCCAGGTGACCAAGTGGGATGGTACCCAGCGCAGACCTCTCACGCCGTCCGAGTACATTCAGATGTCTGGACGTGCCGGTCGTAGAGGCCTGGATTCCCGTGGTATTGTCATCATGATGatcgacgacaagatggagCCCGATACTGCGCGCGCCATTGTTGTCGGCGAGCAAGACCGTCTCAATTCCGCCTTCTACCTTGGCTACAACATGATTTTGAACCTGCTGAGAATCGAGGCCATTTCTCCTGAATTCATGCTTGAGCGTTGCTTCCACCAGTTCCAGACTGGCGCTAGCGTTCCGGCGCTTGAGCGAGATCTCATGTCTCTTCAGCAAGAGAGGGACAACATGTCGAttgccgacgaggccacCGTCAAGGACTACTACAACCTGCGCAACCAGCTGGAGCAGTACACCAGCGACATGCGCGCTGTTATCCAGCACCCCGAGCACTGCGGAGACTTCATGCAGCCTGGTCGCCTGGTTCGTATCCACGACCCTAAGAAGACCAACAACACCGTTGGAGGCACCGACTTTGGCTGGGGCGTTGTTGCAGACCTGATTCGTCGCCAACGCAAATCCAACGAGCCCGAAATCCCTCCTCAAGAGTCATGCATCATTGATGTCATGATGGTTGTTGACCAGAATAGCGCTCCGGTCGCCGAGGGTGCCAAACTAGCCTCTGGTGACCTTCCTTCGGGCCTGGTTCCTTACCCCAAGCCCGAACAACCCGACAACGGTGCTCGCTTCGAGATTGTCCCGTGCCTATTGACTTGCGTCAAGGCCATCAGCCAAATCAGAGTCTTCATGCCGAAGGACTGTAGGTCACAGGCGGCTCTCCAAGAAGTTGGCAATTCTCTCCGAGAGGTTCACAGACGATTTCCCGACGGACTCCCCATTTTGGATCCCGTCGAGAACATGGGTATCAACGACGATGCCTTCAGGAGCCTGATGAAGAAGATTGAGATGTTGGAAGCGCGCCTGCTCACCAACCCCCTTCATGGATCACCTTTGCTGCCCCAGCTCTACCTCCAGTACCGCGCCAAGGAGAAGTTGACCGAGCagatcaaggccaagaagagagagatTGCGAGACTTCACAGCA
It includes:
- a CDS encoding Putative helicase, rRNA-processing arch domain, P-loop containing nucleoside triphosphate hydrolase, producing MDELFDVFDAQPGPEQTESHSEHEATVAEPPKKSRKKDKKSNKRKADGAIKNGVVAEQDDAEMPDADDVAKDDPAGNQPEDAGATSDDQEDSHKRRKKENEAQPVLTDTFQTAQSREVAGATTFTQAQDESLVLSHNIQHQVALPPDLDYEYVPLSEHKPPAEPARKYNFKLDPFQSLSVASIEREESVLVSAHTSAGKTVVAEYAIAQCLKRNQRVIYTSPIKALSNQKYRDFEALFGDVGLMTGDVTINPTASCLVMTTEILRSMLYRGSEIMREVAWVVFDEIHYMRDKTRGVVWEETIILLPDKVRYVFLSATIPNAFQFAEWIAKIHHQACHVVYTDFRPTPLQNYFFPAGGSGIFLVVDEKGVFREGNFQKTMALIEAGKGQDPSNASASWKGKGAKKQTQKGGAAADMKADISKIVRMIMQKSFHPTIIFNFSKKEVENLALQISHFQFNNDSEQAMVKTVFNNAIQSLSEADRELPQIQNLLPLLQKGIGVHHSGLLPILKETIEILFQESLIKVLVATETFSIGLNMPAKTVVFTQVTKWDGTQRRPLTPSEYIQMSGRAGRRGLDSRGIVIMMIDDKMEPDTARAIVVGEQDRLNSAFYLGYNMILNLLRIEAISPEFMLERCFHQFQTGASVPALERDLMSLQQERDNMSIADEATVKDYYNLRNQLEQYTSDMRAVIQHPEHCGDFMQPGRLVRIHDPKKTNNTVGGTDFGWGVVADLIRRQRKSNEPEIPPQESCIIDVMMVVDQNSAPVAEGAKLASGDLPSGLVPYPKPEQPDNGARFEIVPCLLTCVKAISQIRVFMPKDCRSQAALQEVGNSLREVHRRFPDGLPILDPVENMGINDDAFRSLMKKIEMLEARLLTNPLHGSPLLPQLYLQYRAKEKLTEQIKAKKREIARLHSIAQMDELKARKRVLRRLGFLNESEVVELKARVACEISSTEGHELVLAELLFDRFFNELSPELIAATLSCFVLDEKLETAALREELAKPYREVQAKAKQVAKVSRESKLELNEEEYLAGFKWQLMETVYAWAQGKPFAEICKMTNAYEGSLIRLFRRLEELLRQMGQGAKVMGSDELTQKFEDSLAKIRRDIVAAQSLYL